From Streptomyces sp. TLI_235, a single genomic window includes:
- a CDS encoding serine phosphatase RsbU (regulator of sigma subunit): MVTARAAATFEPAGRSAAAARGFVRDALLGWGLPEVVDDAVVLVSELVTNAVVHAGTAAEVGCVREDATVRIEVTDQHPERGLPAFANVPTASDRYADPDGEGGRGLLMCSALSSCWGVEYAAGRKTVWFRLALPEHVHGTRYAVPSLPGGELPGTDGPVRVAVVQLDDEGTVRGWNPDAEALFRCGADQTLGRPWADLAAWPQSPGIGLGLAETLRLARWEGSFGVRAGDGRIVEVYGVQVRLRDAQGVPSTLCLLVQEGDRAVLRSPGTTAETPAVVEPLDLLVGPLTAGDLGDLDGLLQRIVDRARDLLDADAAYLLLTTDDDTEFEVRAATGLPGSGRRYARLPIEGGGGRFDSARLPAVHEDLSVRPSAAPLLNGSGLRSLITVPLKVEGRLTGSLGVAAGAPARYDNEDALRLQFAADRIALALESARLTELEQLRRGSLSFLVEASDLLAGTLEHEQTLALMAQMAVPKLAAWCAVYTTGEQNGGADLAFLLHEDEDRIDPLRDILDKTPPPEAVPAAGARFWKAPADTARGLGLSDTPALAGLLGETVVLPLAARNRVIGLLVLGVGTGVRFRQEILELAEDLSRRAALALDNSRLYSERTATSQAFQRALLPPELPKIPGVEVEVFYQAAGEGNEVGGDFYDIFPIREGTYGFAIGDVCGTGPEAASVTGLARNSLRLLAREGLDAPQVLARLNSAILGEGTRSRFLTLLYGELTPRPDGSTALSLVCAGHPLPLRLRTDGQVDQAASPQPLLGVMDELDLTAEELILAPGEVLLCVTDGVTERREGRRMLGDDGLAEVLTGCTGLTAGAVAARVQRAVERFAPEPPSDDMAILTLRVPEQRHA; the protein is encoded by the coding sequence GTGGTCACCGCGCGCGCAGCCGCCACCTTCGAACCGGCCGGCCGCTCGGCCGCCGCCGCACGCGGCTTCGTCCGCGATGCGCTGCTCGGTTGGGGCCTGCCCGAGGTCGTCGACGACGCCGTCGTCCTCGTCAGCGAACTCGTCACCAACGCCGTGGTGCACGCCGGCACCGCCGCCGAGGTCGGCTGCGTCCGCGAGGACGCCACCGTCCGCATCGAGGTCACCGACCAGCACCCCGAACGCGGCCTGCCCGCCTTCGCCAACGTCCCCACCGCCTCCGACCGGTACGCCGACCCGGACGGCGAGGGCGGCCGCGGCCTGCTCATGTGCTCCGCCCTCTCGTCCTGTTGGGGCGTCGAGTACGCGGCCGGCCGCAAGACCGTCTGGTTCCGCCTCGCCCTGCCCGAGCACGTCCACGGCACCCGGTACGCGGTGCCGAGCCTGCCCGGCGGCGAACTCCCGGGCACCGACGGGCCGGTGCGCGTCGCCGTCGTCCAACTCGACGACGAGGGCACCGTCCGCGGCTGGAACCCGGACGCCGAGGCGCTCTTCCGGTGCGGCGCCGACCAGACCCTCGGCCGCCCCTGGGCCGACCTCGCCGCCTGGCCGCAGTCCCCCGGCATCGGCCTCGGCCTCGCCGAGACCCTCCGGCTCGCCCGCTGGGAGGGCAGCTTCGGCGTCCGCGCCGGCGACGGCCGGATCGTCGAGGTCTACGGCGTCCAGGTCCGACTCCGCGACGCCCAGGGCGTGCCGTCCACCCTCTGCCTGCTCGTCCAGGAGGGCGACCGCGCCGTCCTGCGCAGCCCCGGCACCACCGCCGAGACGCCCGCCGTGGTCGAACCCCTCGACCTGCTCGTCGGCCCGCTCACCGCCGGCGACCTCGGCGACCTGGACGGACTCCTCCAGCGGATCGTCGACCGCGCCCGCGACCTCCTCGACGCCGACGCCGCCTACCTGCTGCTCACCACCGACGACGACACCGAGTTCGAGGTCCGAGCCGCGACCGGCCTGCCCGGCTCCGGCCGCCGCTACGCCCGGCTGCCGATCGAGGGCGGCGGCGGCCGCTTCGACTCCGCCCGGCTCCCCGCCGTCCACGAGGACCTCTCCGTCCGGCCCTCCGCCGCGCCCCTCCTCAACGGCAGCGGCCTGCGCTCCCTCATCACCGTGCCGCTCAAGGTCGAGGGCCGCCTCACCGGCTCGCTCGGCGTCGCCGCCGGCGCCCCCGCCCGCTACGACAACGAGGACGCGCTGCGCCTCCAGTTCGCCGCCGACCGGATCGCGCTCGCCCTGGAGAGCGCCCGCCTCACCGAACTCGAACAGCTGCGCCGCGGCTCGCTCTCCTTCCTCGTCGAGGCCTCCGACCTGCTCGCCGGCACCCTGGAGCACGAGCAGACCCTCGCCCTGATGGCCCAGATGGCCGTCCCCAAGCTCGCCGCCTGGTGCGCCGTCTACACCACCGGCGAGCAGAACGGCGGCGCCGACCTCGCCTTCCTCCTGCACGAGGACGAGGACCGCATCGACCCGCTGCGCGACATCCTCGACAAGACCCCGCCCCCGGAGGCCGTGCCCGCCGCCGGCGCCCGCTTCTGGAAGGCCCCGGCCGACACCGCCCGCGGCCTCGGCCTCTCCGACACTCCCGCGCTGGCCGGCCTGCTTGGCGAGACCGTCGTCCTGCCGCTCGCCGCCCGCAACCGGGTCATCGGCCTGCTAGTCCTCGGCGTCGGTACCGGGGTGCGCTTCCGCCAGGAGATCCTCGAACTCGCCGAGGACCTCTCCCGCCGCGCCGCGCTCGCCCTCGACAACTCCCGCCTCTACTCCGAGCGCACGGCCACCAGCCAGGCCTTCCAGCGCGCCCTGCTGCCGCCCGAGCTCCCGAAGATCCCCGGCGTCGAGGTCGAGGTCTTCTACCAGGCCGCCGGCGAGGGCAACGAGGTCGGCGGCGACTTCTACGACATCTTCCCGATCCGCGAGGGCACCTACGGCTTCGCCATCGGCGACGTCTGCGGCACCGGGCCGGAGGCCGCGTCCGTCACCGGCCTCGCCCGCAACTCGCTGCGCCTGCTCGCCCGTGAGGGCCTCGACGCACCCCAGGTCCTCGCCCGGCTCAACTCCGCGATCCTCGGCGAGGGCACCCGCAGCCGCTTCCTCACGCTGCTGTACGGGGAGTTGACGCCCCGCCCGGACGGCTCCACCGCGCTCTCCCTGGTCTGCGCCGGCCACCCGCTGCCGCTGCGGCTGCGCACCGACGGGCAGGTCGACCAGGCCGCCTCGCCGCAGCCCCTGCTCGGCGTCATGGACGAACTCGACCTCACCGCCGAGGAGTTGATCCTCGCTCCGGGCGAGGTGCTGCTCTGCGTCACGGACGGCGTCACCGAACGCCGCGAGGGCCGGCGGATGCTCGGCGACGACGGCCTCGCCGAAGTCCTCACCGGCTGCACCGGGTTGACCGCCGGAGCGGTCGCCGCCCGCGTCCAGCGCGCCGTCGAACGGTTCGCGCCGGAGCCGCCCTCGGACGACATGGCGATCCTCACCCTGCGGGTGCCCGAACAGCGCCACGCCTGA
- a CDS encoding PAP2 superfamily protein, with translation MQNLTLTWQASAGASAALYASAFAAGRARRRTPAALLREAGTLLALFTLWQVVGHLSVMSTDHALDRAEWIHRAELAFGLPDEAAWQRAVVPHPWLVQGANYYYATMHFGVMLVLLLWLFLKHRENYAWVRTTVVATTAACLLIQFIPVAPPRMLPGNGFVDLAVQYGQSVYGGAVAGVVPDQLSAMPSVHVAWCVVVAVAVVVVGRSRWRWLVVLHPVLTVVVVVVTANHFWADGLVAVALLLVVYLVQHATAGWRGQSGVPGVVRVPVEGERPEPERQSPAVR, from the coding sequence ATGCAGAATCTGACGCTCACCTGGCAGGCCTCGGCCGGCGCATCCGCGGCGCTGTACGCCTCGGCCTTCGCCGCCGGGCGGGCCCGTCGCCGGACACCGGCCGCGCTGCTGCGGGAGGCCGGGACGCTGCTTGCGCTGTTCACGCTGTGGCAGGTGGTCGGGCATCTGTCGGTGATGAGTACGGACCACGCGCTGGACCGGGCGGAGTGGATCCACCGCGCCGAGCTGGCGTTCGGTCTGCCCGACGAGGCGGCCTGGCAGCGGGCGGTGGTGCCGCACCCGTGGCTCGTCCAGGGGGCGAACTACTACTACGCCACCATGCATTTCGGGGTGATGCTGGTCCTGCTGTTGTGGCTGTTCCTGAAGCACCGGGAGAACTACGCCTGGGTGCGGACGACGGTCGTGGCGACGACCGCGGCCTGCCTGCTGATCCAGTTCATCCCGGTCGCCCCGCCGCGGATGCTGCCCGGGAACGGGTTCGTCGATCTCGCGGTCCAGTACGGGCAGTCGGTGTACGGCGGCGCGGTCGCCGGCGTGGTCCCGGACCAGTTGTCGGCGATGCCCTCGGTCCATGTGGCCTGGTGCGTGGTCGTGGCGGTGGCCGTGGTCGTGGTGGGGCGGAGCCGGTGGCGCTGGCTGGTGGTGCTGCACCCGGTGCTGACGGTGGTGGTGGTCGTGGTGACCGCGAACCACTTCTGGGCGGACGGCCTGGTCGCGGTGGCGCTGCTGCTGGTGGTCTACCTGGTGCAGCACGCGACGGCGGGCTGGCGGGGCCAGTCGGGGGTGCCGGGTGTGGTGCGGGTGCCGGTGGAGGGCGAGCGCCCGGAGCCGGAACGGCAGAGCCCCGCCGTCCGCTGA